From Enterococcus mediterraneensis, the proteins below share one genomic window:
- a CDS encoding peptidylprolyl isomerase: MKKKLLLAALGAMSVFTLAACSGNNQEIASMKGSKITVEDFYNEAKNESSNQSLVRNMIIYRAFDNKYGDKVTDKMVDDEYNKQKKNLGDTFEQQVEAAGYTTKTFKEYLRQNLVLEAGLKANIKLTNEDKKAAWDSFHPEVEAQIIVLSSEDEAKEVQKDASKKDADFTKIAKEKSVDSATKEDGGKIKFDSQTSTVPAEVKEAAFKLKDGEVSDVITATDATTYQTSYYVVKMVKNKDKGNDMDPYKDEINEIAEQTKLNDSTFTAKVIGQTLKDANVKIKEDAFKDILSGYIDAADTKTSSDTDSSAKESSTKESATDSTEASTEASTESSK; encoded by the coding sequence ATGAAGAAAAAATTACTATTGGCTGCACTTGGAGCTATGAGCGTCTTTACCTTGGCAGCATGTTCAGGAAACAATCAAGAGATTGCTTCAATGAAAGGCAGCAAAATCACTGTCGAAGATTTTTACAATGAAGCAAAAAATGAATCTTCTAATCAAAGTCTTGTTCGTAATATGATTATTTATAGAGCTTTTGACAATAAATACGGCGATAAAGTAACTGATAAAATGGTCGACGATGAATACAATAAACAAAAGAAAAACCTCGGCGATACTTTTGAACAACAAGTAGAAGCTGCCGGCTATACAACCAAAACATTCAAAGAATATTTGCGCCAAAACCTAGTATTAGAAGCTGGTCTTAAAGCAAACATCAAATTGACGAATGAAGACAAAAAAGCTGCGTGGGATTCTTTCCATCCAGAAGTTGAAGCACAAATCATCGTTTTAAGCAGCGAAGATGAAGCAAAAGAAGTCCAAAAAGATGCTAGCAAAAAAGATGCCGATTTTACTAAAATCGCCAAAGAAAAATCTGTTGATTCCGCAACAAAAGAAGACGGCGGAAAAATCAAGTTTGATTCACAAACCTCAACAGTTCCTGCTGAAGTAAAAGAAGCAGCCTTTAAATTAAAAGACGGTGAAGTTTCTGACGTGATCACTGCAACGGATGCTACTACTTACCAAACAAGCTACTATGTAGTGAAAATGGTGAAAAACAAAGACAAAGGCAATGACATGGACCCTTACAAAGATGAAATCAACGAAATCGCGGAACAAACGAAGTTGAACGATTCTACATTCACTGCAAAAGTGATCGGTCAAACATTGAAAGATGCAAATGTCAAAATCAAAGAAGATGCCTTTAAAGACATCTTATCAGGATATATCGATGCCGCTGATACAAAAACAAGCTCTGATACAGACAGTTCTGCAAAAGAATCTTCTACAAAAGAAAGCGCAACGGATTCTACCGAAGCATCAACTGAAGCTTCAACAGAGTCTTCTAAATAA
- a CDS encoding ABC transporter permease: protein MNELFSKRLQLHQKQMMKYLRYVFNDHFVLICTFLAGGLGLYYSNALKALPEHPSFLFSWLILLVWLLILHVGRFVSLAKPADLVFLLPKENQMKNYLQQALRYSCYLPFVLIALVLGVTMPLAVVTTDLEFSHYIWLLPTLWALKVAHLQWQRYGLFFESQSKKKSSYAVWLTASFGVLTVSLYLSPIIGLILGVATAVVSWQVLWQRPTLTLHWEKMIQLEKNRLHRIYQFINLFTDVPEITASVKRRKYLDGLLERIPKKQSNTYFYLFVRRMVRGSEYSGLYLRLVLLGGVLLYFSEERWFSLGIGGLFLYLIGFQLVPLYNQFRYMVLTHLYPVKKEQQKTALQKLLAILLAVAAILFAAVAGIQLNEWSDRLIVWLGYGVIVVLFILFYLPARLKKIDE from the coding sequence ATGAATGAGTTGTTCTCTAAAAGACTGCAACTTCATCAAAAACAGATGATGAAATATCTGCGCTACGTCTTCAATGATCATTTTGTGCTGATCTGTACATTTTTAGCCGGCGGATTGGGGTTATATTATTCTAATGCGTTGAAAGCATTGCCGGAGCATCCTTCGTTTTTATTTAGCTGGTTGATCCTTTTGGTGTGGCTGTTGATCCTGCATGTAGGACGTTTTGTCAGTTTGGCGAAACCTGCAGATCTGGTTTTTTTACTGCCGAAAGAAAATCAGATGAAAAACTATCTCCAGCAGGCTCTGCGCTATTCCTGCTATCTGCCTTTTGTATTGATCGCGTTGGTTTTGGGAGTCACGATGCCGCTAGCGGTAGTAACGACGGATCTGGAGTTTTCTCACTATATTTGGCTGCTGCCGACTTTGTGGGCGTTGAAAGTCGCGCATCTGCAATGGCAGCGTTATGGACTGTTTTTTGAAAGCCAGTCTAAAAAGAAAAGTTCCTATGCAGTATGGCTGACAGCAAGCTTTGGTGTGTTGACAGTCAGTTTGTATCTGTCGCCGATCATCGGTCTAATCTTAGGTGTGGCGACAGCAGTCGTGTCATGGCAAGTTTTATGGCAGCGTCCCACATTGACTTTGCACTGGGAAAAGATGATCCAGTTGGAAAAAAATCGCCTGCATCGGATCTATCAGTTTATCAATCTGTTTACCGATGTTCCAGAGATCACCGCCAGTGTCAAACGTCGCAAGTATCTAGATGGACTTTTAGAGCGGATTCCCAAGAAGCAATCCAATACGTATTTTTATTTGTTTGTTCGCCGGATGGTTCGAGGATCTGAATACAGCGGGCTGTATCTGCGGTTGGTTTTATTGGGAGGAGTGTTGCTGTATTTCAGCGAAGAACGCTGGTTCAGTCTTGGGATCGGCGGTTTGTTCTTGTACTTGATCGGATTCCAGTTAGTCCCTTTGTATAACCAATTTCGTTATATGGTGTTGACGCATCTGTATCCCGTCAAAAAAGAACAGCAGAAAACAGCGTTGCAGAAATTGTTGGCTATCTTATTGGCAGTCGCGGCAATCTTGTTTGCGGCAGTCGCCGGTATCCAGTTGAATGAATGGTCTGATCGTCTGATCGTCTGGTTGGGCTATGGGGTGATCGTTGTCCTCTTCATTCTTTTTTATCTGCCGGCCCGTTTGAAAAAAATCGATGAATAA
- a CDS encoding 3'-5' exoribonuclease YhaM family protein, whose product MKKLRELAVDEEFQAFVLIKNADVRVAKNGKKFIAFTFQDTSGTIDGKFWDASEEEIARFEPGKVVALQGKRELYNGNPQVKIFHLRLAKPEEPSEPSAYMERAPLKKEAMEEEINQTLFEITNPHWNRIVRFLLNKYQKEFFEFPAAKRNHHAFASGLAYHTITMLRLGKAIVKEYPELNASLLYAGILLHDLGKVIELTGPMSTEYTLVGNLVGHLVLVDEEITKACIALKLDEKDEDIVVLRHMVLAHHGLLEYGSPVRPRIMEAEILHQIDLMDASMQMMLTSIRQTTPGEYTDRIFGMDNRSFYVPKDV is encoded by the coding sequence ATGAAAAAACTTAGAGAATTGGCGGTAGATGAAGAGTTTCAAGCTTTCGTCTTGATTAAGAACGCTGATGTGCGAGTTGCCAAAAACGGGAAAAAATTTATCGCGTTCACCTTCCAAGATACATCAGGAACAATCGATGGAAAGTTTTGGGACGCTTCAGAAGAGGAGATCGCGCGCTTTGAACCGGGGAAAGTCGTAGCTTTGCAGGGCAAGCGGGAGCTGTATAACGGCAACCCGCAAGTAAAGATCTTCCATCTGCGTCTAGCAAAACCGGAAGAGCCTAGCGAGCCTTCTGCATATATGGAACGAGCACCTTTGAAAAAAGAAGCGATGGAAGAAGAGATCAATCAAACATTGTTTGAAATCACTAATCCGCATTGGAATCGGATCGTCCGCTTTTTATTAAACAAATATCAAAAAGAATTCTTTGAATTTCCAGCGGCAAAACGCAATCATCACGCATTTGCCAGCGGTTTGGCGTATCACACCATCACCATGCTGCGTTTGGGAAAAGCCATTGTCAAAGAATATCCAGAACTAAATGCTTCCTTGTTGTATGCAGGGATCCTTTTGCATGATTTAGGGAAAGTGATCGAATTGACAGGACCGATGTCTACGGAATATACATTGGTAGGCAATTTGGTGGGACATTTGGTTTTAGTCGATGAAGAGATCACGAAAGCTTGTATCGCTTTGAAATTAGACGAGAAAGACGAAGACATCGTAGTTTTGCGGCACATGGTCTTAGCCCATCACGGGTTGCTGGAATATGGCTCACCAGTCCGCCCCCGGATCATGGAAGCAGAGATCTTGCATCAGATCGATCTGATGGATGCTTCGATGCAGATGATGCTGACTTCTATCAGACAAACGACACCGGGAGAATACACGGATCGAATCTTCGGTATGGATAATCGCAGTTTTTACGTACCAAAAGATGTATAA
- a CDS encoding YtxH domain-containing protein, producing MLKNFIKGLLFGSTVGAVGGLLLAPRSGNETRKKLTAELEEAADTTLDLNKSLQRFQQAVVTTRQTAAETLPVLQDGLKKDVESFKFQAEPRIEQIRQQVTRINEHVAQLEVLAPEKPEKTAEN from the coding sequence ATGTTGAAAAACTTTATCAAAGGCTTATTGTTCGGTTCAACAGTCGGCGCAGTCGGCGGACTATTATTGGCGCCTCGCAGCGGCAATGAGACCCGTAAAAAATTGACAGCGGAATTGGAAGAAGCAGCGGATACAACATTAGACTTGAACAAGAGCCTGCAACGATTCCAACAAGCTGTCGTGACTACCAGACAAACAGCGGCAGAAACCTTGCCGGTACTTCAGGATGGATTGAAAAAAGATGTCGAATCATTCAAATTCCAAGCGGAACCCCGAATCGAACAAATCCGCCAGCAAGTTACTCGTATAAATGAACATGTTGCGCAGCTTGAAGTGCTCGCTCCAGAAAAACCTGAGAAAACTGCTGAAAATTGA
- a CDS encoding AAA family ATPase, producing the protein MRILRAEIVGFGKYRQRTFDFTSGNQLLYGVNEAGKSTLYQFIQAMLFGFPVKRGNKRDYAPKDGTSFGGRLWLEFPVTGEVCIERYKQVDRGRAKVMIGERIGDERLLNSLLAPLNLQLFQEVFTFQQEQLSQLDALQEKELHDALISLGISGSKQLLEKRQSYISDAQKLFKHKGQKLPLNRKLLDWQALDQKIHEKEQQESAVQNYYTQLAETDKKQEKLTAKISAAEENLTILKEQQLYWTQYEELQRLKKQLQQVDSHVDQAELASFYQEYQRLEQQIAESQEALDKALSQQEHSEKYKFYLANERKITELLQEKITAARLTDEFRQKLQEQSEAIEKLDAWEKTYPWDPTHLPQPLPTNFFEQIKKAEEKQQLLQEQTLKQDWLMEQKKHLGTAQPTADNQQLMYSYGLFFGAAAALLGGIATSHRWLLILAGILLAAGVFIFKNQKQAATKRTSNNELGHVEEQLLEIEKTITDLQKQRQTHIRLIEKSIPDYSQWTDEQKSRLPWYQQDVEDYLQTTADLEKIDQQLEMLDQNYRALMERFNFLQDWLPLADLELAQRMNQLQHFNDEMNELKLQKTHRSSILLSRQLEQYKEKKAQLVADKQVLLKQAGISQPSEIPWWLERMQDQAKAWQRKKELEELLRTVYPEELSAETLQARFTGLNEQLTADRRLLSSISQENQRLQLVIQQLQVDGTLDELYQERSRLQAEIQELALSWGTQKMLAAFISDLTTELSEQQLPQLLLTASRYLALLTDQRYQKISLDDGQLTLKNKQESLRLYELSTGTKDQVIMAIRFGYLALQQNQPICPVIIDDGWLHYDSQRKRRFAALLREFAKKYQVICLSSDAEMVSLYHEYQQPVMEMGENV; encoded by the coding sequence ATGAGGATATTGCGGGCGGAAATCGTCGGTTTTGGAAAATATCGGCAAAGGACCTTTGACTTTACATCCGGCAACCAGCTGTTATACGGGGTCAACGAAGCCGGCAAATCGACATTGTATCAATTTATCCAAGCAATGTTATTTGGCTTTCCGGTAAAACGGGGCAACAAGAGGGACTATGCGCCTAAAGACGGCACCAGTTTTGGCGGACGATTATGGCTGGAGTTTCCCGTAACTGGAGAAGTCTGCATAGAGCGCTATAAACAAGTTGATCGCGGACGCGCAAAAGTCATGATCGGTGAACGAATCGGCGACGAGCGGCTGCTGAACTCTTTACTGGCGCCATTGAACCTTCAATTATTTCAAGAAGTATTCACGTTTCAGCAGGAACAGCTGTCACAGCTGGATGCACTGCAAGAAAAGGAACTCCATGACGCGTTGATCTCATTAGGGATCTCCGGCAGTAAACAATTACTTGAGAAACGTCAAAGCTATATATCAGACGCGCAAAAACTTTTCAAACATAAAGGTCAAAAACTGCCTCTTAATCGAAAATTGTTGGATTGGCAAGCCCTTGACCAAAAGATCCATGAGAAAGAGCAGCAGGAATCAGCGGTACAAAATTACTACACACAATTAGCGGAAACCGATAAGAAACAAGAAAAATTGACCGCTAAGATCTCAGCCGCTGAGGAAAATTTAACGATCTTGAAAGAACAACAGCTTTATTGGACGCAGTATGAAGAACTGCAGCGTTTAAAAAAACAGCTCCAACAAGTAGATAGTCATGTGGATCAAGCTGAATTGGCTTCTTTTTATCAAGAATATCAGCGTCTGGAACAACAGATCGCTGAAAGCCAAGAAGCATTGGATAAAGCGTTGTCCCAACAAGAGCATTCAGAAAAATACAAGTTTTATCTGGCGAATGAACGAAAGATCACGGAATTGCTCCAAGAGAAAATCACGGCAGCCCGGTTGACCGATGAATTTCGGCAAAAGCTTCAAGAACAGAGCGAAGCCATTGAAAAATTAGACGCGTGGGAAAAAACATATCCGTGGGACCCTACGCATCTGCCACAGCCTTTGCCGACAAACTTTTTTGAACAGATCAAGAAAGCGGAGGAGAAACAGCAGCTTTTACAAGAACAAACGTTGAAGCAAGATTGGCTGATGGAGCAAAAAAAACATTTAGGGACGGCTCAGCCGACTGCTGATAATCAGCAGCTTATGTACAGCTATGGACTCTTCTTCGGTGCAGCGGCAGCGTTGTTAGGGGGGATCGCCACCAGTCATCGCTGGCTGCTGATTTTAGCAGGCATCTTACTAGCTGCTGGAGTATTTATTTTTAAAAACCAAAAGCAAGCCGCAACCAAAAGAACATCTAACAACGAATTAGGGCATGTTGAAGAACAGCTTTTAGAGATCGAAAAGACGATCACTGATTTGCAAAAACAACGGCAGACACACATCAGACTTATTGAAAAAAGTATTCCTGATTATAGCCAATGGACTGATGAACAAAAAAGCCGGCTTCCTTGGTATCAGCAGGACGTAGAAGATTATTTACAAACAACTGCCGACTTGGAAAAAATCGATCAACAATTGGAAATGCTGGATCAAAATTATCGGGCGTTGATGGAACGCTTCAACTTTTTACAAGACTGGTTGCCGTTAGCTGATTTGGAACTGGCTCAGCGGATGAACCAGCTTCAGCATTTTAATGATGAAATGAATGAATTGAAACTGCAAAAAACACATCGTTCCAGTATTTTGTTGAGTCGTCAGTTGGAACAATACAAAGAAAAAAAAGCCCAGCTAGTAGCTGATAAACAAGTTTTGTTGAAACAAGCCGGCATCAGTCAGCCTTCAGAGATCCCGTGGTGGTTGGAACGAATGCAGGATCAGGCAAAAGCTTGGCAGCGAAAAAAAGAGCTGGAGGAACTTTTGCGTACTGTTTATCCAGAGGAACTTTCTGCGGAAACACTGCAAGCGCGTTTTACTGGACTAAATGAACAGTTGACGGCTGATCGGCGACTTTTATCATCTATTTCCCAGGAAAATCAAAGACTGCAGCTGGTGATCCAGCAACTGCAGGTAGATGGCACATTAGATGAGCTGTATCAAGAGCGCAGCCGACTGCAAGCCGAGATCCAGGAATTGGCTCTTTCATGGGGGACACAGAAGATGCTGGCGGCTTTCATCAGTGATTTGACTACGGAGCTTTCTGAACAGCAACTGCCTCAATTATTGTTGACAGCCAGCCGATATTTGGCACTATTGACAGATCAGCGCTATCAAAAAATATCATTAGATGATGGGCAGCTTACCTTGAAAAATAAACAAGAAAGCTTAAGACTTTATGAATTGTCCACAGGAACCAAAGATCAAGTCATCATGGCGATCCGTTTCGGCTATCTGGCATTACAGCAAAACCAGCCTATTTGTCCGGTGATCATCGATGATGGTTGGCTGCATTACGATAGCCAGCGCAAGCGCCGTTTTGCCGCGTTGTTGAGAGAATTTGCTAAAAAATATCAAGTGATCTGTTTGTCTTCTGACGCAGAAATGGTAAGCTTATATCATGAATACCAACAGCCAGTAATGGAAATGGGGGAAAACGTATGA
- a CDS encoding MarR family winged helix-turn-helix transcriptional regulator: MPKENQLFEAFQRANRLLKRQIYQAQQSNGEEFSHGQTRLLRILAQQSGASQKTLAELMRIRPASLSELLTKLEKKGYVSKEQNQKDRRVTNYFLTPQGQTLADSLESVRSSLGVEFFSILSEDEKASLTEILNKLNQQEE; the protein is encoded by the coding sequence ATGCCTAAGGAAAATCAACTGTTTGAAGCGTTTCAGCGAGCCAATCGACTGTTGAAACGTCAAATTTATCAAGCGCAGCAAAGCAATGGAGAGGAATTCTCTCATGGACAAACAAGGTTGTTGCGGATTTTAGCGCAGCAGTCTGGCGCTTCGCAAAAGACACTTGCCGAACTGATGAGGATCCGTCCGGCTTCATTGAGTGAGTTGTTGACAAAGCTGGAAAAAAAAGGCTACGTCAGCAAAGAACAAAATCAAAAAGATCGCCGGGTCACTAATTATTTTTTAACACCCCAAGGACAAACGTTAGCTGATTCGTTAGAAAGTGTCCGCAGCAGTTTGGGAGTGGAGTTTTTCTCCATACTGTCAGAAGATGAAAAAGCATCGCTGACTGAAATCTTAAACAAATTGAATCAACAAGAAGAATGA
- a CDS encoding ABC transporter ATP-binding protein, which yields MPKMRFDIDPSKTPKLTMPFVRRIFSYFANYKLQLFTVILLILFTSVLGLVPPILLQQIVDKALPDKNLGTLALLVGLSISATVFLNLLQVAQGYLSTWISKKITYDIKNQLYTNLSRQPQRFFNDVKEGEILTRLTSDVDGIQQIFQTTVVNALTSVFILGTTLVALISLNPILALVSVLTLPLFILPTRKVGKIRWKITSQSQEKLSRLNQHVQETLSASGSTLMKLFTNEKKAYTEFATANEDVTKLQLKEAVAGRWFRMTMSVFTTIGPMLVYLIGGMLMIKGQITIGGILTFATLLSRMYNPVTQLSNIQVDFMRSFALFDRIFEYTDMKAEITDQIDAEDIVIQNGQVTFEDIAFDYEKNPTLQDINLAVPAGQMLALVGPSGAGKSSLTSLIPRLYDPTMGRITIDGRDIKEFTLKSLRDQIGIVTQEAYLFNSSIRENLLYAKPDATEAELIAAAKAAYIHEFIQALSDGYDTQVGSRGVKLSGGEKQRLAIARVILKDPKLLILDEATSALDALSEMYVQKAMNELLKNRTSIVIAHRLSTIRTAHQIAVMEHGRIVERGTHGELLAQSGLYAHLYETQFQLSDEQPAAA from the coding sequence ATGCCAAAGATGCGCTTTGACATCGATCCATCAAAAACACCAAAATTAACCATGCCTTTTGTTCGTCGCATTTTTTCTTATTTTGCTAACTATAAACTTCAGTTATTTACAGTGATCCTTTTAATCCTGTTTACTTCTGTTTTAGGTCTTGTCCCTCCGATTTTATTACAACAGATCGTGGATAAGGCATTACCTGATAAAAATTTAGGGACTCTTGCACTCCTAGTTGGTCTTTCCATCAGCGCAACCGTCTTTTTGAATCTGCTTCAAGTAGCACAAGGCTATTTGAGCACTTGGATCTCAAAAAAAATCACTTATGATATCAAGAACCAGCTTTATACGAATCTAAGCCGACAACCGCAACGTTTTTTCAATGATGTCAAAGAAGGGGAGATCTTGACCCGTTTGACTAGTGATGTGGATGGGATCCAACAGATTTTCCAGACAACTGTCGTCAATGCTTTGACTAGTGTGTTTATTTTAGGAACGACACTGGTGGCATTGATCTCTCTTAATCCGATCTTGGCTTTGGTCAGTGTGCTGACATTGCCGCTATTTATCTTGCCTACTCGCAAAGTCGGAAAGATCCGCTGGAAAATCACCAGCCAAAGCCAAGAAAAACTCAGCCGCCTCAATCAGCATGTCCAAGAAACCCTCAGCGCAAGCGGCAGTACTTTAATGAAGCTGTTTACCAATGAGAAAAAAGCCTACACTGAATTTGCGACTGCGAATGAAGATGTGACAAAATTACAATTGAAAGAAGCTGTTGCCGGGCGTTGGTTCCGAATGACTATGTCCGTTTTTACAACGATCGGACCGATGCTGGTTTATTTGATCGGCGGAATGTTGATGATCAAAGGACAAATCACGATTGGTGGTATCCTGACCTTCGCTACTTTGCTTTCACGGATGTATAATCCTGTAACGCAGTTGTCCAATATCCAAGTAGACTTCATGCGCTCTTTTGCGTTGTTCGATCGTATTTTCGAATATACCGATATGAAAGCTGAAATCACCGATCAGATAGACGCTGAAGATATCGTGATCCAAAACGGGCAGGTCACTTTTGAAGATATCGCTTTTGACTATGAAAAAAATCCGACTCTGCAAGATATCAACCTAGCTGTACCGGCAGGACAAATGCTGGCGCTAGTCGGACCATCGGGAGCCGGAAAATCGTCATTGACCAGCCTGATCCCTCGTTTGTATGATCCAACGATGGGCCGGATCACGATCGATGGCCGCGACATCAAAGAATTCACCTTGAAAAGCTTGCGAGATCAAATCGGGATCGTCACTCAAGAAGCTTATCTTTTCAACAGCAGTATCCGCGAAAACTTGCTTTACGCTAAACCTGACGCTACCGAAGCAGAATTGATTGCAGCTGCTAAAGCCGCGTATATCCACGAATTCATCCAAGCACTGTCTGACGGCTATGATACCCAAGTCGGCAGTCGCGGCGTCAAACTTTCCGGCGGTGAAAAGCAGCGTTTAGCAATCGCTCGTGTGATCTTGAAAGATCCAAAATTGTTGATCTTGGATGAAGCCACCTCCGCTTTAGACGCGCTTTCTGAAATGTATGTCCAAAAAGCCATGAACGAATTGTTGAAAAACCGCACTAGCATCGTAATCGCCCACCGTTTATCCACGATCCGCACTGCTCATCAGATCGCTGTCATGGAACATGGCCGGATCGTAGAACGAGGAACTCACGGCGAATTACTAGCACAAAGCGGTCTATACGCTCATTTATATGAAACACAATTCCAACTGTCCGATGAACAACCGGCAGCTGCCTAA
- a CDS encoding ABC transporter ATP-binding protein: protein MTLEVKNLTGGYSQLPVLKDIDFTINDGELVGLIGLNGAGKSTTIKEIIGILQPQKGSIQINGLTLKQDPEQYRKQIGYIPETPSLYEELTLREHIGITAMAYDIPQEVAQQRAAKLLKTFRLENKLDWFPANFSKGMKQKVMVLCAFLIEPSLYIIDEPFLGLDPLAIHALLELMNQMKQTGASILMSTHILATAEKYCDRFVVLHEGKIRAQGTIAELRNEFGLHEASLDEIYIELTKEQVADHE from the coding sequence ATGACATTAGAAGTAAAAAATTTAACAGGCGGCTATAGTCAGCTGCCGGTTTTAAAAGATATCGACTTTACCATCAATGACGGCGAACTGGTAGGTCTGATCGGCTTGAATGGTGCCGGAAAAAGTACCACCATCAAAGAGATCATCGGGATTTTACAGCCGCAAAAAGGATCGATCCAGATCAATGGGCTGACGTTGAAACAAGACCCTGAACAATACCGCAAACAAATTGGCTATATTCCTGAGACCCCGTCCTTGTATGAAGAATTGACATTACGAGAACACATCGGGATCACTGCGATGGCCTATGACATTCCTCAAGAAGTAGCGCAACAACGAGCGGCAAAGCTTTTGAAAACATTCCGACTGGAAAACAAGCTGGATTGGTTTCCTGCTAATTTTTCTAAAGGAATGAAGCAAAAAGTAATGGTACTGTGCGCCTTTTTGATCGAGCCCAGCTTGTATATCATCGATGAACCTTTTTTGGGGCTTGATCCACTGGCGATCCACGCTTTGTTGGAATTGATGAATCAAATGAAACAAACTGGTGCTTCCATCTTAATGTCCACTCATATTCTGGCGACTGCAGAAAAATATTGCGACCGGTTTGTCGTCTTGCATGAAGGAAAGATCAGAGCGCAAGGAACGATCGCTGAATTGCGGAATGAATTCGGGCTGCATGAAGCGTCATTAGATGAAATCTATATTGAGTTGACTAAAGAGCAGGTGGCCGATCATGAATGA
- a CDS encoding metallophosphoesterase family protein has protein sequence MVRFIHAADLHVDRAFEGLANLNKKTHKIFAQINQQVLINLVTAAVSQNVDFVLLAGDTFHQNKPSLKTQHFFFEQIQRLAEKKIPVYMIFGNHDYYDPQRYWFAFPENIRLFTSEKVMTFEGKTKNGETYAISGFSYTHPWIETSKVSEFPKRRAVDLHIGMYHGDSNGERYAPFSISQMQKKNYDYWALGHIHVPTVLKEQPPILYSGTTQGHNKKETATGIQLVEYNGSRCVRQEIKVEELAWVHTELSLAKVRNQQEALEEISRYLEQQPENTLQSLQVTDSEHLGNEFLAEYQLQEVMDYVNERPLQKEKQIILYEITSRQTASEKLFLPASGELLQLLLTNYQDQALFEMIHEELLTHTIAAKALDKQQYQEDVLKAVRQFIDQGFEWEEDK, from the coding sequence ATGGTACGTTTTATTCACGCGGCAGATCTGCACGTTGACCGTGCCTTTGAAGGTCTGGCGAATCTCAATAAAAAAACACATAAAATATTTGCACAGATCAATCAGCAAGTATTGATCAATCTTGTTACGGCAGCTGTATCACAAAATGTCGATTTTGTTTTATTAGCTGGCGATACATTTCACCAAAATAAGCCTTCACTAAAGACGCAGCACTTCTTTTTTGAACAGATCCAACGTTTGGCCGAAAAGAAGATCCCTGTCTATATGATCTTCGGAAATCATGATTATTATGATCCGCAACGGTATTGGTTTGCTTTTCCTGAGAATATCCGTCTTTTTACCAGCGAAAAGGTAATGACTTTTGAAGGAAAGACCAAAAACGGTGAAACCTATGCAATCAGCGGCTTCAGCTATACTCATCCTTGGATCGAAACTTCTAAGGTCAGTGAGTTTCCTAAACGCCGCGCGGTGGATCTGCACATCGGTATGTATCATGGCGACAGCAATGGCGAGCGTTACGCACCATTTTCCATCAGTCAAATGCAGAAAAAAAATTACGATTATTGGGCGTTGGGGCATATCCATGTACCGACTGTCTTAAAAGAACAGCCGCCTATCTTATATTCAGGTACGACACAAGGACATAATAAAAAAGAAACAGCGACCGGTATCCAATTGGTAGAATACAATGGAAGCCGCTGTGTACGGCAAGAAATCAAAGTAGAAGAACTGGCTTGGGTTCATACAGAACTCTCTCTGGCAAAAGTCAGAAATCAACAAGAAGCCTTGGAGGAAATCAGCAGATATCTAGAGCAACAACCGGAGAATACTTTGCAGTCATTGCAGGTGACGGACTCCGAGCACTTGGGAAATGAGTTTCTGGCAGAGTATCAGCTGCAGGAAGTGATGGATTATGTCAATGAGCGTCCCTTGCAAAAAGAAAAGCAGATCATATTGTATGAAATCACTAGCCGCCAGACAGCGAGCGAAAAGCTTTTTCTGCCTGCCAGCGGTGAACTGTTGCAGTTGCTGTTGACGAATTACCAAGATCAGGCATTGTTTGAAATGATCCATGAAGAATTATTGACCCACACGATCGCTGCTAAAGCGCTAGATAAACAGCAATATCAAGAAGATGTTTTGAAAGCTGTCCGGCAGTTTATCGATCAGGGATTTGAGTGGGAGGAAGACAAATGA
- a CDS encoding HIT family protein, protein MTDCIFCKIIDQEIPSYKIYEDDVVYAFLDISQVTPGHTLVVPKKHVTDIFEYDEKLASDVFARIPKIAKAIEEAFPEIEGMNIVNNNKELAYQSVFHSHFHLIPRYSKNDDFSMHFGNHMDQYTPEELTAIAEKIKKQVK, encoded by the coding sequence ATGACAGATTGTATTTTTTGCAAAATCATCGATCAAGAAATCCCAAGTTATAAAATATACGAAGACGACGTAGTCTATGCGTTTTTAGATATCTCCCAAGTAACACCCGGTCATACATTAGTTGTGCCGAAAAAACATGTCACTGATATCTTTGAATATGATGAAAAGTTAGCCAGCGATGTTTTCGCACGAATCCCTAAAATAGCTAAAGCGATCGAAGAAGCCTTTCCAGAGATTGAAGGCATGAATATCGTCAACAATAATAAAGAATTGGCCTATCAATCGGTCTTTCATTCTCATTTCCACTTGATCCCCCGTTACAGCAAAAACGATGATTTTTCTATGCATTTTGGCAATCATATGGATCAATATACACCAGAAGAATTGACAGCGATCGCTGAAAAAATCAAAAAGCAGGTGAAATAG